The following coding sequences are from one Thamnophis elegans isolate rThaEle1 chromosome 5, rThaEle1.pri, whole genome shotgun sequence window:
- the MRPL37 gene encoding 39S ribosomal protein L37, mitochondrial, with translation MLAARRLVKREGCLWASWGQRRNRGLYGPRTLRRPLPRTPWTLKGPAPGEPLPWYLRRPPPVREQLPELDTVTYAEKMYRVPWLAKPTFPKWERGWHDPYHRQSPPVEELPDYKTRPCYEFHRRSRLQEGVKQALWLMKAKLIKGLPSPILNIMNDITYQLEDQDERILNAISHARFWAGTEDDISFNKYSPVLLEDLLHLCRSMTVKFPSLSKRMMSQDYRATATWERESALIQINITGGKLLNAVNCLQSIASSDEILATEDYDLETFYPISPIIDLREKNVYKIKNDTGFNKGYPYPYPHTSYTIESGKREISEHLQARVLMFAFGNALAKAKELYGDEPKVLEKPVVVQSIGTNGQAFHFVVFQLNTTDLDPSNGVKNVAWLDADQLLYEDARKHPEIKKKIVLIPAGIHGYNPDTFKKFLALYLHGVV, from the exons ATGTTGGCGGCGCGGCGGCTGGTTAAGCGAGAGGGGTGCTTGTGGGCGTCTTGGGGGCAGCGCCGCAACAGGGGGTTGTACGGGCCGAGGACCCTCAGGCGCCCCTTGCCTCGCACTCCCTGGACTCTGAAGGGGCCGGCGCCCGGGGAACCCCTGCCATGGTACTTACGGAGACCGCCGCCGGTGCGGGAGCAACTGCCCGAGCTTGACACGGTGACATACGCGGAGAAGATGTACCGGGTGCCTTGGCTGGCCAAGCCGACTTTCCCGAAGTGGGAGAGAGGCTGGCACGACCCTTACCACCGCCAGAGCCCCCCGGTAGAAGAGCTGCCCGACTACAAGACGCGGCCTTGCTACGAGTTTCACCGCAGAAGCCGCCTGCAGGAAG GTGTGAAGCAAGCATTGTGGCTAATGAAGGCAAAGCTAATAAAAGGCTTACCTTCCCCAATACTTAACATAATGAATGACATAACTTACCAGTTGGAGGACCAGGATGAGAGAATTCTAAATGCAATTTCTCATGCTCGTTTTTGGGCTGGCACTGAAGACGATATTTCCTTTAATAAATACAG TCCTGTGCTTCTGGAAGACCTGCTCCACTTGTGCAGGTCAATGACTGTCAAATTCCCCTCACTGAGTAAAAGAATGATGTCCCAAGACTACAGAGCAACAGCTACATGGGAACGAG agtCTGCTCTCATTCAGATTAATATTACCGGTGGAAAGCTTCTGAATGCAGTAAATTGTCTACAATCTATAGCATCCAGCGATGAGATATTAGCCACTGAAGATTATGATTTAGAAACTTTCTATCCTATCTCACCTATAATTGATCTTAGGGAAAAGAAtgtatacaaaataaaaaatgatactG GTTTCAACAAAGGCTACCCATATCCTTATCCTCATACATCATACACTATTGAAAGTGGAAAAAGGGAGATATCGGAACATTTACAAGCCAGAGTTTTGATGTTTGCTTTTGGGAATGCTCTAGCCAAGGCTAAAGAACTTTATGGA GATGAACCCAAAGTCTTGGAGAAGCCAGTAGTTGTTCAGAGTATTGGTACAAATGGCCAAGCTTTCCACTTTGTAGTATTTCAGTTAAACACAACAGATTTGGACCCTAGCAATGGTGTTAAAAACGTGGCCTGGCTCGATGCTGATCAGCTTTTATATGAGGATGCCAGGAAGCATCCAGAAATCAAGAAGAAAATAGTTCTG ATTCCTGCTGGAATACATGGCTACAACCCAGACACATTCAAAAAATTCCTGGCGCTCTACTTGCACGGTGTTGTGTGA